The Streptomyces europaeiscabiei genome window below encodes:
- a CDS encoding AAA family ATPase translates to MTALLPDTGEPEALTPGERADRAVAGILTSLDTAPGRGVVVDSPPGAGKSTLVVKATGHLTSAGHQLMVVAQTNEQVDDLVDRIAQKYPGLALGRLHAGGHILPPRVTRHPNVTGSNQVTDLRDLPVVVSTAKKWSFVTPDKCAPWRWAIVDEAYQMRSDGLLATAPLFAQDHSQVLFVGDPGQLDPFATVESDRWHGLTWDPLRNAVDVTLAHNPDLLRHQLPVSWRLPETAAPLVEQAFYPFYRFVPGTTAPERVLSYASLSHGPSPLDDVLARAAASGWGHLELPARHTLDQDPEVADALAATAARLLERGALVNGERLTEARIAIGTARTVQADAVRARLADRGLTDIIVDTANRLQGREFDVTLVWHPLSGRQDASAFHLETGRLCVLLSRHRFACIVVARAGIRDLLDRHPRSSPVYLDVPPKFPDGWRAHQVVMGWLERGEHRVRAA, encoded by the coding sequence GTGACCGCCCTCCTTCCCGACACCGGGGAGCCCGAAGCCCTCACCCCCGGCGAACGCGCGGACCGGGCGGTCGCGGGGATCCTGACCAGCCTCGACACCGCGCCCGGCCGGGGCGTCGTCGTGGACTCGCCTCCCGGAGCCGGGAAGTCCACTCTGGTGGTGAAGGCCACCGGGCACCTGACGTCCGCGGGCCACCAGCTCATGGTCGTCGCGCAGACCAACGAGCAGGTCGACGACCTCGTGGACCGCATCGCGCAGAAGTATCCCGGCCTGGCGCTCGGCCGCCTCCACGCCGGCGGCCACATCCTCCCGCCCCGCGTCACCCGGCACCCCAACGTCACCGGGAGCAACCAGGTGACGGACCTGCGCGACCTGCCCGTCGTGGTGTCCACCGCGAAGAAGTGGTCGTTCGTCACCCCGGACAAGTGCGCGCCGTGGCGGTGGGCCATCGTCGACGAGGCGTACCAGATGCGCTCGGACGGACTCCTGGCAACGGCCCCGCTGTTCGCCCAGGACCACTCGCAGGTCCTCTTCGTCGGCGACCCCGGCCAGCTCGACCCCTTCGCCACCGTGGAGAGCGACCGCTGGCACGGCCTGACCTGGGACCCCCTGCGCAACGCGGTCGACGTCACCCTCGCCCACAACCCCGACCTCCTACGCCACCAACTCCCCGTCTCCTGGCGCCTCCCGGAAACGGCGGCACCCTTGGTCGAGCAGGCCTTCTACCCCTTCTACCGGTTCGTCCCCGGCACGACGGCACCGGAGCGCGTGCTGTCGTACGCCAGCCTGTCCCACGGCCCCAGCCCGCTGGACGACGTCCTCGCCCGAGCCGCCGCCTCCGGCTGGGGCCACCTGGAACTCCCCGCCCGCCACACCCTCGACCAGGACCCGGAGGTGGCGGACGCCCTCGCGGCGACGGCTGCCCGGCTGCTGGAGCGCGGTGCGCTGGTCAATGGGGAGCGGCTGACTGAGGCGCGCATAGCGATCGGCACGGCACGCACCGTGCAGGCCGACGCGGTCCGCGCCCGACTCGCCGATCGCGGTCTGACTGACATCATCGTGGACACCGCCAACCGCCTCCAGGGCCGCGAGTTCGACGTCACCCTGGTCTGGCACCCGCTCTCCGGCCGCCAGGACGCCTCCGCCTTCCACCTGGAGACGGGCCGCCTGTGCGTCCTGCTGTCCCGACACCGCTTCGCCTGCATTGTGGTGGCCCGCGCTGGCATCCGCGACCTACTGGACCGGCATCCACGGAGCAGCCCGGTGTACCTGGATGTGCCGCCTAAGTTTCCGGATGGATGGCGGGCCCATCAGGTGGTCATGGGGTGGCTGGAGCGGGGGGAGCACCGGGTGCGGGCGGCTTGA
- a CDS encoding helicase-related protein — protein sequence MHTDEVEPGVRLTGLASGSVTVVAATPVGDALQITVRDDSGHLFDQVLFPEDLPGLRREASSSRWSFDADPAQFRLAAEALRMRHAGLSDPMLAVETSDIDPLPHQIRAVYGTLLAQAGSLRFLLADDPGAGKTIMAGLYLKELLLRGDVQRCLIVAPGGLVEQWQTELAEKFGIEMAILTRDLAEADRDGDPFRRNPMLIARMDQLARNEEWQTILAESEWDLIVVDEAHRMSASWFGNELKRTRRYELGQLLGRITRHFLLMTATPHSGSEANFQTFLALLDPDRFAGQYRQGVHSTDTTGLMRRMIKEDLLTFEGKPLFPERVAETVEYTLSPPEMRLYEEVTEYVRTEMNRAERTDGRRRTVGFALTVMQRRLASSPEAIYRSIRRRAARLRAHREQILAGPFVPPPETLSFDPDDFDSDELGAAELEQLESEVLDAATAARTAAELDAELAVLARLEEIAEQVRTSGEDRKWQELRSLVLKAREEGLSSDRHAPHKIIIFTEHRDTLDYLAGRITTLLGGDADAVCTIHGGTARQARRETRTKFSNDPRCHVLIATDAAGEGLNLQAAHLMVNYDLPWNPNRIEQRFGRIHRIGQREVCRLWNLVASETREGQVFQRLLTKIEQQRRAYGGKVFDVLGENAFADEPLRDLLMRAIRYGEQPEVRAHLDQVIDKSVADGLQELIKERALATSEIGTEELAELRRQMDEARARRMQPHFVQAFVMESLRALGGRASKREKDRFELTQVPAVLREGRRTVSPRYARITFEPSAVIMPGRPDAELIAPGHPLMDAIITEILNRYGDTLTRGATFLDRTVTTPQLVFALLEELSDGHGAAISKRFEYVSVLPDGTAEQAGPAPYLDLSLPTDLNLEQHTALTLAINSELSSAWLADGVEKIAQSWAIQHGLPEHRADVVARVVPAVERTRKLMRQRLLAQMNYWDGESIKLAEAQAAGKKIRISPATARDRARSLETRLERRQGELDLEIQVNVHPPQIISAALVLPAAVVPGTAGDQPTPDNFALDTTVTERRAVDAVLAAERRLGRVPEEMAHSNKGFDIRSCKPDGHLIFIEVKGRVLGADNFTVTTSEVGYAKNAEPDYRLALVAVDPDTPDGSNDQVRYVLNPFADLVLDKYVDDLRRKWKAEWGRGVEPL from the coding sequence ATGCACACCGATGAGGTCGAGCCTGGGGTTCGCCTGACCGGATTGGCCTCGGGGTCGGTTACCGTCGTGGCCGCCACGCCGGTCGGTGACGCTCTTCAAATTACGGTCCGCGACGACTCCGGACACCTGTTCGACCAGGTGCTCTTCCCCGAAGACCTCCCTGGGCTGCGGCGTGAAGCATCAAGCTCACGGTGGTCGTTCGACGCCGACCCTGCACAGTTCCGTCTTGCGGCTGAAGCACTACGCATGCGGCACGCGGGTCTGTCGGACCCGATGCTGGCCGTGGAAACCAGCGACATCGACCCGCTACCCCACCAGATCCGCGCCGTCTACGGCACCCTGCTGGCCCAAGCCGGCTCCCTGCGCTTCCTGCTGGCAGATGATCCTGGCGCAGGCAAGACGATCATGGCGGGTCTCTATCTCAAAGAGCTGCTGCTGCGCGGAGACGTACAGCGGTGCCTGATCGTCGCCCCCGGTGGGCTGGTCGAGCAGTGGCAGACCGAACTCGCGGAGAAGTTCGGGATCGAGATGGCGATCTTGACACGCGATCTCGCCGAGGCCGACCGCGATGGCGACCCGTTCCGGCGCAACCCCATGCTGATCGCGCGCATGGACCAGCTCGCCCGCAACGAAGAGTGGCAGACCATCCTCGCGGAGTCGGAATGGGACCTCATCGTCGTAGACGAGGCCCACCGTATGAGCGCCTCCTGGTTCGGCAACGAACTTAAGCGCACCCGCCGCTACGAGCTCGGACAGCTGCTCGGCAGGATCACCCGACACTTCCTGCTGATGACCGCGACCCCTCACTCGGGGTCGGAAGCCAACTTCCAGACGTTCCTCGCGCTACTGGACCCCGATAGGTTCGCCGGGCAGTACCGCCAGGGCGTGCACTCCACCGACACCACCGGACTGATGCGCCGGATGATCAAGGAGGACCTGCTCACCTTCGAGGGCAAGCCGCTATTCCCTGAGCGGGTAGCGGAGACCGTCGAGTACACGCTTTCCCCACCGGAGATGCGTCTGTACGAAGAGGTCACCGAGTACGTACGCACGGAGATGAACCGGGCCGAGCGAACCGACGGCAGACGACGCACCGTCGGCTTCGCGCTCACGGTCATGCAGCGACGCCTGGCGTCGAGCCCGGAGGCGATCTACCGGTCGATACGGCGCCGTGCCGCGCGCCTGCGCGCCCACCGTGAGCAGATCCTGGCGGGCCCGTTCGTTCCCCCACCCGAGACACTGTCGTTCGACCCGGACGATTTCGACTCCGACGAGTTGGGTGCCGCCGAGCTGGAGCAGCTGGAGAGCGAGGTCCTGGACGCCGCCACCGCCGCACGCACGGCAGCCGAGCTGGACGCCGAGCTCGCGGTCCTGGCACGTCTTGAAGAGATCGCTGAACAGGTCCGTACCTCGGGTGAGGATCGAAAGTGGCAGGAGTTGCGTTCCCTTGTCCTCAAGGCCCGCGAAGAGGGCCTGAGCAGTGACCGCCACGCCCCGCACAAGATCATTATCTTCACCGAGCACCGCGACACCCTCGACTACCTCGCAGGCCGGATCACCACCCTGCTGGGCGGCGATGCGGATGCCGTGTGCACCATCCACGGCGGCACCGCGCGACAGGCTCGTCGGGAGACCCGAACCAAGTTCAGCAACGACCCTCGCTGCCACGTTCTGATCGCCACCGACGCCGCCGGCGAAGGACTGAACCTTCAGGCCGCGCACCTGATGGTCAACTATGACCTCCCCTGGAACCCCAACCGAATCGAGCAGCGCTTCGGACGTATCCACCGCATCGGCCAGCGCGAGGTCTGCCGCCTGTGGAACCTCGTGGCCTCCGAAACCAGGGAAGGTCAGGTCTTCCAGCGCCTCCTGACCAAGATCGAGCAGCAGCGTCGCGCCTACGGCGGCAAGGTCTTCGACGTCCTGGGAGAGAATGCCTTCGCGGACGAGCCGCTACGTGACCTGCTTATGCGAGCCATCCGCTACGGCGAGCAGCCCGAGGTCCGCGCCCACCTGGACCAGGTCATCGACAAGTCCGTAGCCGACGGCCTCCAGGAGCTGATCAAGGAACGCGCACTGGCCACCTCGGAGATCGGAACGGAGGAGCTGGCCGAGCTGCGCCGGCAGATGGATGAGGCCCGTGCCCGGCGCATGCAGCCCCATTTCGTGCAGGCCTTCGTCATGGAGTCCCTGCGTGCCCTGGGCGGGCGGGCCTCCAAGCGGGAGAAAGACCGATTCGAGCTGACCCAGGTGCCCGCCGTCCTACGCGAAGGTCGGCGTACCGTCAGCCCGCGCTATGCACGCATCACCTTCGAGCCCTCAGCCGTGATCATGCCGGGCCGCCCGGACGCCGAGCTCATAGCGCCCGGTCATCCTCTGATGGACGCGATCATCACCGAGATCCTGAACAGGTACGGCGACACGCTGACCCGTGGAGCGACCTTCCTGGACCGGACCGTCACCACTCCCCAGCTCGTGTTCGCCTTGCTGGAAGAGCTCTCGGACGGGCACGGCGCGGCAATCAGCAAGAGGTTCGAGTACGTCTCCGTGCTGCCCGACGGAACCGCAGAGCAGGCAGGCCCCGCTCCGTACCTCGACCTGTCCCTGCCCACAGACCTGAACCTGGAGCAGCACACCGCGCTGACCCTTGCCATCAACTCCGAGCTGTCCTCGGCCTGGCTTGCCGACGGCGTTGAGAAGATCGCCCAGAGCTGGGCGATCCAGCACGGTCTGCCCGAGCACCGTGCCGACGTCGTCGCTCGCGTCGTCCCAGCTGTCGAGCGGACGCGCAAGCTTATGCGTCAGCGGCTGCTGGCTCAGATGAACTACTGGGACGGCGAGTCGATCAAGCTCGCCGAGGCGCAGGCGGCAGGCAAGAAGATCCGTATCTCGCCGGCCACCGCACGCGATCGCGCCCGGTCGCTGGAGACCCGGCTCGAACGCCGTCAAGGCGAACTCGACCTCGAAATCCAGGTCAACGTGCACCCGCCGCAGATCATCAGCGCAGCGCTCGTCCTGCCCGCCGCGGTCGTCCCAGGCACCGCCGGCGATCAGCCGACACCTGACAACTTCGCTCTGGACACCACCGTCACCGAGCGTCGTGCCGTAGATGCCGTACTGGCTGCCGAGCGTCGGCTCGGCCGGGTACCCGAGGAGATGGCGCACTCCAACAAGGGCTTCGACATCCGTTCCTGCAAGCCCGACGGCCACCTGATCTTCATCGAGGTCAAGGGGCGTGTTCTGGGCGCTGACAACTTCACTGTCACCACCAGCGAGGTCGGCTACGCCAAGAACGCCGAGCCCGACTACCGGCTCGCCTTGGTCGCCGTCGACCCCGACACCCCTGACGGGTCGAACGACCAGGTCCGCTATGTGCTCAACCCCTTCGCCGACTTAGTCCTGGACAAGTACGTCGACGACCTGCGCCGCAAGTGGAAGGCCGAGTGGGGCCGCGGTGTAGAGCCCCTCTGA
- a CDS encoding PD-(D/E)XK nuclease family protein gives MGHDMAWRRPHWLTGDDSLLRVGPGTGGDEEHTCPSHAAAKARPGLWPAQRLRLPKPELETFTLGPVMDAVDRVEFHEETLDQALEGLRSRTPALHPGHLTYAEHALRSYIQALAAESDKKLRPVRAYWVAQRENGKFWELYAWWRRYESADGRLREYRRLRHGQAKGSEPGEIAIAVYVAVHGRPAAWPLKWSRAFQPLGPFARPERVRVVEVGLADGRPRVQFDGTAEDAEAYYAEHGHSHVARVVAGGAPTPGSSCVDCKQFTACPAVPRRPGVLGVPSRVAPLRKVSVSDLRYHAACPAQAFLRALHLPRSDEYGSAAKLGQAVHGWIEKLHRREGWPPCAVADMPTEGENWTEGRWRVSDEDAATGRDMLLHHVDACPFQDRGLVQRVEPEALRVVHDTAAQAVVVAKPDLLYQEDGSWVWRELKTTRKRRRNQADLLETYPQLALAVTLLAQGALGGDPGGSRVEVEILRPDGSDPHVIDSTDPEQQAKARSVLRRYSAPWRDDEAWDAWPGPHCQSCPVSQWCPSAGPGPAVAGEEEA, from the coding sequence ATGGGCCACGACATGGCATGGCGCAGGCCGCACTGGCTCACGGGGGACGACAGTCTTCTGCGGGTCGGACCCGGTACCGGCGGAGACGAGGAGCACACCTGCCCCTCGCACGCCGCCGCAAAGGCCCGACCGGGGCTGTGGCCGGCCCAGCGCCTGCGGCTGCCGAAGCCGGAGCTCGAAACCTTCACCCTCGGGCCGGTCATGGACGCCGTCGACCGGGTTGAGTTCCACGAGGAGACACTCGACCAGGCCCTGGAGGGGCTGCGCTCCAGGACGCCCGCCCTCCACCCCGGACATCTCACCTATGCCGAGCACGCCCTGCGGTCGTACATACAGGCGTTGGCTGCGGAAAGCGACAAGAAGCTGCGCCCTGTCCGTGCCTACTGGGTGGCGCAGCGCGAGAACGGCAAGTTCTGGGAGCTGTACGCCTGGTGGCGGCGGTACGAGTCCGCCGACGGACGGCTGCGCGAGTACCGGCGGCTGCGGCACGGCCAGGCCAAGGGATCCGAGCCCGGCGAGATCGCCATCGCCGTGTACGTGGCGGTCCACGGGCGACCGGCGGCCTGGCCCCTCAAGTGGTCGCGGGCCTTCCAGCCGCTCGGCCCCTTCGCCCGGCCCGAGCGCGTTCGCGTCGTCGAGGTCGGGCTGGCCGACGGTCGGCCCCGGGTGCAGTTCGACGGTACCGCCGAGGACGCCGAGGCGTACTACGCCGAGCACGGGCACTCGCACGTCGCCCGTGTCGTGGCGGGTGGGGCGCCGACGCCCGGCTCCTCCTGCGTGGACTGCAAGCAGTTCACGGCCTGCCCGGCCGTGCCGCGCAGGCCCGGGGTCCTTGGAGTGCCGTCGCGCGTCGCACCGCTGCGGAAGGTGTCCGTCAGCGACCTCCGCTACCACGCGGCCTGCCCCGCACAGGCGTTCCTGCGTGCGTTACACCTGCCCAGGTCCGACGAGTACGGCAGCGCCGCCAAACTCGGCCAGGCGGTGCACGGCTGGATCGAGAAGTTGCACCGGCGTGAAGGGTGGCCGCCCTGCGCCGTCGCGGACATGCCTACCGAAGGCGAGAACTGGACGGAGGGGCGGTGGCGGGTCTCTGACGAGGACGCCGCGACCGGCCGGGACATGTTGCTCCACCACGTCGACGCCTGCCCCTTCCAGGACCGGGGACTTGTCCAGCGGGTCGAGCCGGAGGCCCTGCGGGTTGTCCACGACACCGCCGCACAGGCCGTGGTCGTCGCCAAGCCCGACCTGCTCTACCAGGAGGACGGCTCCTGGGTGTGGCGAGAACTCAAGACGACGAGGAAGCGGCGACGGAACCAGGCGGATCTCCTGGAGACGTATCCCCAACTCGCCCTGGCCGTCACGCTGCTGGCACAGGGTGCGCTGGGCGGTGACCCGGGCGGATCGCGCGTCGAGGTGGAGATCCTCCGGCCGGACGGCTCCGATCCCCATGTCATCGATTCGACCGACCCCGAGCAGCAGGCCAAGGCGCGGTCCGTGCTGCGGCGGTACAGCGCTCCCTGGCGAGATGACGAGGCGTGGGACGCCTGGCCCGGACCGCATTGTCAGTCCTGTCCGGTATCCCAGTGGTGTCCGAGTGCCGGGCCAGGCCCGGCCGTTGCTGGAGAGGAAGAGGCATGA
- a CDS encoding DUF1156 domain-containing protein, producing the protein MNTAVQPGTPSGSVPRRKLIEVSLPLEDINAESAREKSIRHGHPSTLHLWWARRPLAAARAVLFAQLVDDPSSHPELFPSEEEQKAERERLHRIIRRLVVWENISDEGLYREAREEILKGTGGNPPAILDPFAGGGTIPLEAQRLGLEAHASDLNPVPVLINKALVEIPPRFAGHPPVFPGAAETRMGPWLRATGLAEDVRHYGAWMRDRAQERIGHLYPKAQVPVLGPAGEPTGKTTEATVIAWIWARTVTCPNPACGIRMPLVRSWWLGKKKGKEAYVVPTVVPDVTASSGRRVDFSIGHDPKHGPKKDEDGTVGRKGARCVACGSTVELKYVRIEGRAKRMSEQLMAIVTEGNRQRIYLAPTVDHVEIARSPRPDGIPLGELGYYPRDIKAPTYGLTEFGDLFTKRQLATLITLSDLVSEAREQLLADAVAAGIPQGESLTDGGDGAEAYADAVATYLGMAVSRLSDYGGTISTWMPDPKNEGIRNTFARQALPMTWDFAEANLFSESSGNLGFMLRGITRVLNELPALGAGNAKQADAASRDYTGLLISTDPPYYDNIGYSDLSDYFYVWLRRSLRVIHPDLFGTMLVPKNEELVANPYRHGGKEQAERFFEEGFEQVFAHARQSASPDYPITVFYAFKQAELEKEGVASTGWSTFLEGMVRNGWTITATWPIRSERGGRMLSVGTNALASSIVLALRPRETTAPATDRTGFLVALHTELEEALPRVREGAIAPADLRQTILGPGMAVFSRFSRVLEDDGSTMSVKTALALINQTFDALQNEHDAELDADTRFCLDWFRSYGWDTRPYGDAESLAVPLGLSVDGIARGGALTSGGGKVALIKPLDLDSGWDPAHDDRLSLWEVTCHLARAYATDGREEAARLMAEVKGSVNLDEINRLATRLYELMESQDSSTAGLFNGLGGAWADVSATSTTIRPAAVAEMLFGEEI; encoded by the coding sequence GTGAACACCGCAGTGCAGCCCGGAACGCCATCAGGTTCTGTCCCTCGACGCAAGCTCATCGAGGTCTCCCTCCCGCTGGAGGACATCAACGCCGAGTCCGCCCGTGAGAAGTCGATCCGCCATGGCCACCCCTCTACGCTGCACCTGTGGTGGGCCCGCCGCCCCCTCGCCGCAGCACGGGCGGTGCTGTTTGCACAGCTCGTTGATGACCCGTCTTCACACCCCGAGTTGTTCCCCTCCGAGGAGGAGCAGAAAGCAGAGCGCGAGCGCCTGCACAGGATCATCCGGCGGCTGGTGGTCTGGGAAAATATCTCCGATGAGGGCCTGTATCGGGAAGCTCGTGAGGAGATTCTCAAGGGCACTGGAGGAAACCCGCCAGCGATCCTGGACCCGTTCGCGGGCGGCGGCACGATCCCGTTGGAGGCCCAGCGCCTAGGCCTGGAGGCTCATGCGAGCGATCTCAACCCGGTGCCCGTACTGATCAACAAGGCCCTCGTCGAGATCCCACCCAGGTTCGCAGGCCATCCGCCCGTCTTCCCAGGGGCTGCAGAGACTCGAATGGGACCTTGGCTGCGTGCCACAGGTCTTGCAGAAGATGTGCGCCACTACGGCGCCTGGATGCGAGACCGCGCCCAAGAGCGAATCGGACACCTGTACCCCAAGGCGCAGGTTCCTGTATTGGGACCCGCCGGTGAGCCCACTGGGAAGACCACAGAAGCCACTGTCATCGCATGGATTTGGGCACGCACGGTGACATGCCCAAACCCGGCGTGTGGTATTCGTATGCCGCTGGTGCGCTCTTGGTGGCTCGGCAAGAAGAAGGGCAAGGAGGCGTACGTCGTCCCCACAGTAGTCCCAGACGTCACAGCATCTAGTGGGCGGAGGGTCGACTTCTCCATCGGGCACGACCCAAAGCATGGGCCGAAAAAAGATGAGGATGGCACGGTAGGACGTAAGGGAGCACGCTGCGTTGCCTGTGGCTCCACGGTGGAGTTGAAGTACGTCCGGATTGAGGGTCGCGCAAAGCGCATGAGCGAGCAACTCATGGCCATTGTCACCGAAGGGAATCGGCAGCGAATTTACCTAGCTCCAACAGTCGACCATGTAGAGATCGCACGTTCCCCCCGACCGGATGGCATTCCCCTAGGAGAACTCGGCTACTATCCGCGCGACATTAAAGCACCAACCTACGGCCTTACCGAATTTGGAGACCTTTTCACAAAAAGGCAGCTCGCAACACTCATAACTCTTAGCGATCTCGTCAGTGAGGCTCGAGAGCAACTACTCGCCGACGCCGTTGCGGCAGGTATTCCCCAGGGTGAGTCTTTGACTGATGGCGGAGACGGAGCCGAGGCCTACGCCGACGCTGTAGCAACGTACCTCGGAATGGCGGTAAGCCGTTTGTCTGACTACGGCGGAACGATCTCTACCTGGATGCCCGACCCGAAGAACGAAGGCATTCGAAACACATTCGCCCGCCAGGCACTCCCAATGACTTGGGACTTTGCCGAGGCGAATCTTTTTAGCGAATCTTCCGGAAACCTTGGATTCATGCTTCGCGGTATCACCCGAGTACTTAACGAACTTCCCGCGCTCGGCGCGGGAAATGCGAAACAGGCCGATGCCGCCAGCCGCGATTACACGGGTCTCCTAATTTCTACCGACCCGCCTTACTACGACAACATCGGGTACTCGGACCTCTCCGACTACTTCTATGTCTGGCTGCGTCGTTCCCTACGCGTCATCCACCCGGACCTGTTCGGCACGATGCTGGTCCCAAAGAATGAGGAGCTCGTAGCCAACCCATACCGCCACGGCGGCAAGGAGCAGGCTGAGAGGTTCTTCGAGGAGGGCTTTGAGCAGGTCTTCGCACACGCACGACAGTCGGCATCCCCGGACTACCCGATCACTGTCTTCTACGCCTTCAAACAGGCTGAGCTGGAGAAGGAGGGTGTCGCTTCCACAGGGTGGTCCACCTTCCTGGAGGGCATGGTCCGTAATGGCTGGACCATCACCGCGACGTGGCCGATTCGCTCGGAACGTGGCGGTCGAATGCTCTCTGTGGGTACGAACGCACTCGCCTCATCGATCGTGTTGGCTCTCCGTCCCCGCGAGACAACTGCCCCGGCGACGGACCGCACAGGGTTCCTAGTTGCGCTGCACACAGAACTGGAGGAGGCGCTGCCTCGTGTCCGTGAGGGCGCGATCGCTCCGGCGGATCTGCGGCAGACGATTCTCGGCCCTGGAATGGCTGTGTTCTCCCGCTTCTCTCGGGTGCTGGAAGACGACGGCTCCACAATGTCCGTGAAGACCGCACTGGCGCTGATCAACCAGACTTTCGATGCCCTTCAGAACGAGCATGACGCCGAACTGGACGCCGACACCCGTTTCTGCCTGGACTGGTTCCGTTCCTACGGCTGGGACACACGCCCCTACGGTGACGCCGAGTCGCTGGCTGTGCCGCTGGGCCTCTCGGTGGATGGAATCGCCCGCGGCGGAGCCCTCACCTCTGGCGGCGGAAAGGTCGCGCTGATCAAGCCGCTGGACCTCGACTCCGGATGGGACCCGGCCCACGATGACCGGCTGTCCCTGTGGGAGGTCACCTGCCACCTGGCGCGCGCGTACGCGACCGATGGGCGCGAGGAGGCCGCCAGGCTCATGGCCGAGGTGAAGGGGAGTGTGAACCTGGACGAAATCAACCGCCTGGCAACCCGCCTCTATGAGCTGATGGAGTCTCAGGACTCCTCGACTGCTGGCCTGTTCAATGGGCTCGGAGGTGCGTGGGCCGATGTCTCCGCGACGTCGACCACGATCCGCCCGGCCGCTGTGGCCGAGATGCTCTTTGGGGAGGAGATCTGA
- a CDS encoding pPIWI_RE_Y domain-containing protein — protein MTTTDLLPAIPEGAGTTDETLLRLVASALACLSRLRTVPNSVYPAKVQNAYNRLVLHCLRRSEEPPGSVPEMVRWACERPLEEWPLTLPDEGRSGRALLVDPETRLPHQLCLEWEVSAADPAAELFENERILEALAICRAAKSPGTYTAFRALLTTRPVLTGAELALLGGDPECGMLLHSVIKRCYEPAPASYLREGAYRQCARCHCLMVPLLVGGHRCELDRCRRDGAGGDGTPLRPYKGGVFQLSRPLRMFVTSPGLAETDLEAALKKKFGITAEMWPNYDAYDLRVPLPGRRHWAVDVKDRVNPALLARTTTPFRGDPPYERAFLVVPRYRFRENEAYGRQFRRNLPDDMAGRVTLLDDQAFLRLVGRELPAPSRQEPEPPRTEGGRHA, from the coding sequence ATGACGACGACGGACCTGCTGCCCGCGATTCCCGAAGGCGCCGGGACCACCGACGAGACGCTGTTGCGCCTGGTCGCCAGCGCCCTCGCCTGCCTGTCCCGACTGCGGACCGTGCCCAACTCGGTCTACCCGGCCAAGGTGCAGAACGCCTACAACCGCCTCGTGCTGCACTGCCTGCGGCGGAGTGAGGAACCGCCCGGCAGTGTGCCGGAAATGGTTCGGTGGGCATGCGAACGGCCGCTTGAGGAATGGCCGTTGACCCTGCCCGACGAGGGTCGCTCGGGTAGGGCTCTGCTGGTCGATCCCGAGACCAGACTGCCGCACCAGTTGTGCCTGGAGTGGGAGGTGAGCGCGGCCGATCCCGCCGCCGAACTGTTCGAGAACGAACGGATCCTGGAAGCCCTCGCGATCTGCCGCGCAGCCAAGTCACCCGGCACCTACACCGCCTTCCGCGCACTTCTCACCACTAGGCCCGTGCTCACCGGTGCCGAACTGGCGCTGCTCGGCGGCGATCCGGAATGCGGGATGCTGCTGCACAGCGTCATCAAGCGCTGCTACGAACCTGCTCCCGCGTCCTATCTGCGTGAGGGTGCGTATCGGCAGTGCGCGCGCTGCCACTGCCTCATGGTGCCGCTGCTCGTCGGCGGACACCGCTGCGAACTGGACCGTTGCCGCCGTGACGGGGCAGGGGGCGATGGCACTCCACTGCGCCCCTACAAGGGGGGAGTCTTCCAACTCAGCCGTCCCCTCCGCATGTTCGTCACCAGCCCCGGACTCGCCGAGACGGATCTGGAAGCAGCACTGAAGAAGAAGTTCGGGATCACGGCCGAGATGTGGCCGAACTACGACGCATACGACCTTCGCGTCCCTCTGCCCGGGCGGCGGCACTGGGCCGTGGATGTGAAGGACCGCGTCAACCCCGCACTCCTGGCGCGCACGACCACTCCCTTCCGGGGTGACCCGCCGTACGAGCGTGCCTTCCTCGTCGTACCTCGGTACCGATTCCGCGAGAACGAGGCGTACGGGCGGCAGTTCCGCCGCAACTTGCCCGACGACATGGCCGGGCGGGTCACTCTCCTGGACGACCAGGCGTTTCTGCGGCTGGTGGGCCGCGAACTCCCCGCCCCGAGCCGACAGGAGCCAGAACCCCCGCGTACCGAAGGAGGCCGCCATGCGTGA